In Zea mays cultivar B73 chromosome 7, Zm-B73-REFERENCE-NAM-5.0, whole genome shotgun sequence, the following proteins share a genomic window:
- the LOC100283613 gene encoding SEC13-related protein isoform X1, protein MAKLGSHISLIQYGFCRKEQGDVGAFGTGSALLCCPAYTCERGSIIVQFGNMSSKKIELDHKDMVHDSAIDYYGKRLATASSDFTVKIVNIGAANAPSQVLATLSGHYGPVWRVAWAHPKYGAILASCSYDGRVIIWKEDARGNWSQVHVFSDNKSSVNSIAWAPYEVGLCLACASSGGRISILTMQADGGWDTATIERAHPVGATAISWAPATASLAGAGELVYKLVSGGFDSVVKVWGFNNGSWKLESALISDMHTDCVRDVAWAPVLGLSKSTIASGSQDGKVVIWTKGKDGDKWEGKLMRDFGSPVWRVSWSLTGNILCIAAGENNITLWKEGSDGQWEEAMKVEP, encoded by the exons ACAATATGGATTTTGTAGGAAAGAGCAAGGTGATGTTGGAGCCTTCGGCACTGGGTCTGCCCTCCTGTGTTGCCCTGCATAT ACTTGTGAACGAGGCAGCATCATAGTTCAGTTTGGAAACATGTCATCGAAGAAGATAGAGTTGGATCACAAGGACATGGTCCATGATTCTGCCATCGACTACTATGGCAAGCGCCTTGCCACTGCCTCTTCAGACTTCACCGTGAAGATCGTCAACATTGGTGCTGCAAATGCCCCATCCCAGGTCCTTGCAACGCTAAGTGGCCACTATGGTCCTGTGTGGCGTGTTGCTTGGGCCCATCCAAAGTATGGTGCAATCCTTGCATCGTGCAGTTATGATGGCCGTGTCATTATTTGGAAGGAGGATGCACGAGGCAATTGGTCTCAAGTCCACGTCTTCAGTGACAACAAGTCATCTGTCAACTCCATTGCTTGGGCTCCGTATGAGGTTGGCCTCTGCCTTGCCTGTGCATCTTCTGGTGGAAGAATATCCATCTTGACGATGCAAGCTGACGGGGGTTGGGATACTGCAACCATTGAGCGAGCACATCCTGTCGGTGCGACTGCCATATCCTGGGCCCCTGCAACAGCGTCACTAGCTGGTGCAGGGGAGCTTGTTTACAAGCTTGTCTCAGGAGGGTTTGACTCTGTTGTTAAGGTCTGGGGATTCAACAATGGTAGTTGGAAGCTGGAGAGTGCTCTTATCTCTGACATGCACACAGATTGTGTGAGGGATGTCGCCTGGGCACCAGTTTTGGGATTGTCCAAGTCGACCATTGCCAGTGGTTCACAAGACGGGAAGGTTGTCATCTGGACCAAGGGAAAGGATGGAGACAAGTGGGAGGGAAAGCTCATGCGTGACTTCGGTTCCCCTGTCTGGAGGGTGTCGTGGTCCTTGACTGGCAACATATTATGCATAGCTGCTGGCGAGAACAACATAACCCTCTGGAAGGAAGGGTCAGATGGGCAGtgggaggaggcgatgaaggttgaACCATAG
- the LOC100283613 gene encoding SEC13-related protein isoform X3, with protein sequence MSSKKIELDHKDMVHDSAIDYYGKRLATASSDFTVKIVNIGAANAPSQVLATLSGHYGPVWRVAWAHPKYGAILASCSYDGRVIIWKEDARGNWSQVHVFSDNKSSVNSIAWAPYEVGLCLACASSGGRISILTMQADGGWDTATIERAHPVGATAISWAPATASLAGAGELVYKLVSGGFDSVVKVWGFNNGSWKLESALISDMHTDCVRDVAWAPVLGLSKSTIASGSQDGKVVIWTKGKDGDKWEGKLMRDFGSPVWRVSWSLTGNILCIAAGENNITLWKEGSDGQWEEAMKVEP encoded by the coding sequence ATGTCATCGAAGAAGATAGAGTTGGATCACAAGGACATGGTCCATGATTCTGCCATCGACTACTATGGCAAGCGCCTTGCCACTGCCTCTTCAGACTTCACCGTGAAGATCGTCAACATTGGTGCTGCAAATGCCCCATCCCAGGTCCTTGCAACGCTAAGTGGCCACTATGGTCCTGTGTGGCGTGTTGCTTGGGCCCATCCAAAGTATGGTGCAATCCTTGCATCGTGCAGTTATGATGGCCGTGTCATTATTTGGAAGGAGGATGCACGAGGCAATTGGTCTCAAGTCCACGTCTTCAGTGACAACAAGTCATCTGTCAACTCCATTGCTTGGGCTCCGTATGAGGTTGGCCTCTGCCTTGCCTGTGCATCTTCTGGTGGAAGAATATCCATCTTGACGATGCAAGCTGACGGGGGTTGGGATACTGCAACCATTGAGCGAGCACATCCTGTCGGTGCGACTGCCATATCCTGGGCCCCTGCAACAGCGTCACTAGCTGGTGCAGGGGAGCTTGTTTACAAGCTTGTCTCAGGAGGGTTTGACTCTGTTGTTAAGGTCTGGGGATTCAACAATGGTAGTTGGAAGCTGGAGAGTGCTCTTATCTCTGACATGCACACAGATTGTGTGAGGGATGTCGCCTGGGCACCAGTTTTGGGATTGTCCAAGTCGACCATTGCCAGTGGTTCACAAGACGGGAAGGTTGTCATCTGGACCAAGGGAAAGGATGGAGACAAGTGGGAGGGAAAGCTCATGCGTGACTTCGGTTCCCCTGTCTGGAGGGTGTCGTGGTCCTTGACTGGCAACATATTATGCATAGCTGCTGGCGAGAACAACATAACCCTCTGGAAGGAAGGGTCAGATGGGCAGtgggaggaggcgatgaaggttgaACCATAG
- the LOC100283613 gene encoding SEC13-related protein isoform X2, whose amino-acid sequence MAKLGSHISLMKEQGDVGAFGTGSALLCCPAYTCERGSIIVQFGNMSSKKIELDHKDMVHDSAIDYYGKRLATASSDFTVKIVNIGAANAPSQVLATLSGHYGPVWRVAWAHPKYGAILASCSYDGRVIIWKEDARGNWSQVHVFSDNKSSVNSIAWAPYEVGLCLACASSGGRISILTMQADGGWDTATIERAHPVGATAISWAPATASLAGAGELVYKLVSGGFDSVVKVWGFNNGSWKLESALISDMHTDCVRDVAWAPVLGLSKSTIASGSQDGKVVIWTKGKDGDKWEGKLMRDFGSPVWRVSWSLTGNILCIAAGENNITLWKEGSDGQWEEAMKVEP is encoded by the exons GAAAGAGCAAGGTGATGTTGGAGCCTTCGGCACTGGGTCTGCCCTCCTGTGTTGCCCTGCATAT ACTTGTGAACGAGGCAGCATCATAGTTCAGTTTGGAAACATGTCATCGAAGAAGATAGAGTTGGATCACAAGGACATGGTCCATGATTCTGCCATCGACTACTATGGCAAGCGCCTTGCCACTGCCTCTTCAGACTTCACCGTGAAGATCGTCAACATTGGTGCTGCAAATGCCCCATCCCAGGTCCTTGCAACGCTAAGTGGCCACTATGGTCCTGTGTGGCGTGTTGCTTGGGCCCATCCAAAGTATGGTGCAATCCTTGCATCGTGCAGTTATGATGGCCGTGTCATTATTTGGAAGGAGGATGCACGAGGCAATTGGTCTCAAGTCCACGTCTTCAGTGACAACAAGTCATCTGTCAACTCCATTGCTTGGGCTCCGTATGAGGTTGGCCTCTGCCTTGCCTGTGCATCTTCTGGTGGAAGAATATCCATCTTGACGATGCAAGCTGACGGGGGTTGGGATACTGCAACCATTGAGCGAGCACATCCTGTCGGTGCGACTGCCATATCCTGGGCCCCTGCAACAGCGTCACTAGCTGGTGCAGGGGAGCTTGTTTACAAGCTTGTCTCAGGAGGGTTTGACTCTGTTGTTAAGGTCTGGGGATTCAACAATGGTAGTTGGAAGCTGGAGAGTGCTCTTATCTCTGACATGCACACAGATTGTGTGAGGGATGTCGCCTGGGCACCAGTTTTGGGATTGTCCAAGTCGACCATTGCCAGTGGTTCACAAGACGGGAAGGTTGTCATCTGGACCAAGGGAAAGGATGGAGACAAGTGGGAGGGAAAGCTCATGCGTGACTTCGGTTCCCCTGTCTGGAGGGTGTCGTGGTCCTTGACTGGCAACATATTATGCATAGCTGCTGGCGAGAACAACATAACCCTCTGGAAGGAAGGGTCAGATGGGCAGtgggaggaggcgatgaaggttgaACCATAG